cagacatagggtAACTCACTGATGGTTTCTGATTTAGAATTCTAAGAAAAGCTGAGGATTTTTTTCCAGCCCTGTCTACTTAGACTGCAAGAATAACTTTATACTTAATTCCAGCTCTAATGGCCTGGAGACTGCCAAAAGTAAGCTGCCCTTTGCTGGTATGGATCTTTACTTTCTGAACAGAACCTATTTCTGGCCTCGGTCTTTTTTATGAATTACAGAAAAAAGTTTAATCGAGTAAACACCAGCAATTATCTCACCAGGTAGTTTATCTAGGCATTTAGCCTTGAAAATGATATTTTGACCcactatgtttttttaaaaaaacaattctgAGTCTTAAACAAAAAAGTAGCATTCACAGAACTTACAGCCTAAAACCCACTTTGTAAACCAAGTTTCCAAATAATAAATCTTCACACAAGGAAAGATGCTTACTGCTGTATTAATCCGTATACTTAAAGTCACAGatgtgtacagcacggaaacagacccttcagtccaactcatccatgctgaccagatatcctaaactgatctggtctcatttgccagcatttggcccatatccctctaaacccttcctattcatatacccatacaacatttaaaaggtatttggaattgtaccagcctccacctcttcctctggcagctcattccacacacgcatcaccctctgtgtggaaaaagttgccccttaggtcccttttttaaatgttctccatcttaccctaaacctatgccctctagttctagactcccccaccccagggaaaagtctttgtctgtttaccttgaccatgtccctcatgattttataaacctctaagatcacccctcagcctttgatgctccaggggaaacagccccagccaatgcagccactccctatagctcaaatcctccaatcctggcaacatccttgtaattcttttctgaaccctttcaagtttcacaacatcctttcgatatgaaggagaccagaactgcacacaatattccaacagtggcctcaccaatgtcctgtacagctgcaacatgacctcccaactcctgtactcaatgctcttaccaatacaggaaagcataccaaacatcatcactatcctatcttcatgcaaccccactttcaagggcATATggacctgcacttcaaggtccctttgttcagaaacactccccaggactttactatgaaggcctgatttgcctttccaaaaatgcagcacctcgtttatctaaattaaactccatctgctattccgcGGCCCGTTGGCCCATcaaatcaaaatcctgttgtactctgaggtaatcttcttcactgtccactacacctccaattttggtgtcatctgcaaacttaccattatggagaaagtgagaactgcagatgctggcgatcagagctgaaaaatgtgttgctggaaaagcgctgcaggccaggcagcatccaaggagcaggagaatcgacgtttcgatcataagctcttcttcaggaatgaggagggtgtgccaagcaggctaagataaaaggtagggaggagggacttgggggaggggcgttgggaatgtgataggtagaaggaggttaaggtgagggtgctaggccggagagggggtgggggcggagaggtcgggaaaaagattgcaggtcaagaaggcggtgctgagtccgaaggttgggactgagataaggtgggggaggggaaatgaggaagctggagaaatctgcatttatcccttgtggttggagggttcctaggtggaagatgaggcgctcttcctccaggcgtagtgttgccatggtctggcgatggaggaggccaaggacctgcatgtccttggcggaatgggagggggagttgggttggttggtgcgggtgtcccagaggtgttctctgaaacgttccgcaagtaggcagcctgtctccccaatgtagagggatgaatgcagatttctccagcttcctcatttccctccaccttatctcagtcccaacccttggactcagcaccgccttcttgacctgcagtcttcttcccagcctctccgtccccaccccctctccggcctatcaccctcgccttaacctccttccagctAGCGTactcccaacgcccctcccccaagtccctcctccctaccttttatcttagcctgcttggcacaccctgctcattcctgaagaagggcttatgcccaaaacctcgattctcctgctccttggatgctgcctgacctgctgcacttttccagcaacacatttttcagctcaaactTGTTATTATGTTTGTTCAGGATAATTACAAATCACGACACTAGTCAATTGTCAGTGAGCTAAACTAAAAAGAGTCTGGTTTAATTGAAAATGTTGGGAGAATATTTTACTTAAAGAGGAAAAATATCGTCTCTGATGATCGATTCAATCAGATTTCGATTGCAAATTATTTTATCAAAAATATTTCCAATGATTGCTGACATCGTACATGTATCAAAGAGTTAATACGAGGGACTAGTGCTCACATTGCACTGTAGCACCTACCTCATTGTTCCCCAATTCTTTCTTCCTGATCAGTAACTGTCCTTGCATCTATGACTCTGTCACTAATTTTAGTCAGGTCCTCTGCAATACATTTAATCTAGGATTTTGGTGCCTCTTTAAAGCCAATTAACCCTCCTGTAGCAGAGGTCTGTTGTTACTTGCACCTTGCGTGACACTGTTGTATCCTGTTTGGTTTAATGCAGTTTAGATTAAGTCAAACCTATATTGTTCCTTGGAGCTAAGCACCAAAGGGTGGTCTTAAATTGCACACAGCAGATTTTATTAATGGACCTGTTTTTTTTACAGTTGAGTTATCTGACCTATTTCCCAATTCATTGATTCTGGGTCTCGAAATCCGAGTGAAGGTATCTGACTATGTCATTGATCGCATCAAATCGCTAAGAGCTTCCAATCCTGGAAAGTACCAGAACATCGCGTGCATTAGAAGCAATGCCATGAAGTATTTAccaaacttcttcaaaaaagggCAGGTACAGTGATTGGTTTATTCATTGACTGTGACTTTCCCATAGTAGAACTCCTGTGCTGAAAATTTCAGCATCCCCTCGGTTGTTTAATCATTTATCATCTAATGTTTCTCTGGAATATTTGGCACTTTCTCAAAATTCTACAACAATTGTTTCTCTTTGCAGCTAAGTAAGATGTTTTTCCTCTTTCCGGATccacattttaaaaagacaaaacaCAAATGGAGAATAATTAGCTCTACGTTGCTGGCTGAATATGCTTATGTACTGCGTGTCGGGGTAAGTGTCTTTTCATTCCATTATTAGTGTTAAGACTCATGATAGTACCTGATTATGAACTTCCACTTCATCTAGGCAGTACTATTTGATTCATTGTCACATTTTATCAAGATATAGTGAAATGTATTGTTTTATTGTTTTGCTAACCAAACAAATCATACCCTGcataaatacatcagggtaatagaacagaatacagaatatcgTGTTACAGctaagaaggtgcagagaaaggtcaTCTCTGTGCAGATTTGTACTTGCTTCTGGTTTTATGAAATAATTGTGTTTTTTGGGTAATAAGAGCTCTTTTCCTgacattgactttttttttctgtccttAGGGTTTGGTCTACACAATTACTGATGTGCAGGAAGTACATGAGTGGATGGTCAAACACTTCACGGAACACCCATTGTTTGAATACGTTCAACTAGAGAAACTGGTGAGAATTATACTTGCATACACATAGATGTTACGATACAAATTTGAATTGTGCAAAAGTATACTTCAGAAgtgcttcattggctgtaaagcactttgaaatATCTGATGACTGAAAAGCACTATGTAAATGTAAGGTCTGCATAATGGTAAGTCTAATTCTTTAAAGCATATAATACATTTCAGAGAATTCTTCCTTCGTCAATTGTTTTATCAACACTCCCCTCTATTCATACTATtttcttgccccccccccccaggcccTGGATAGTTCCCATAAGGTTTGACAGTCCTTTTGATTTATCTCCCAACTTGCTGTTCTTCACACTTGAAATTGAACAAAAACTTTTTCCGCCTTTCTTAGTTTGCCAGCTCCCCAATCCTGTTGTTTGTTTTAGTGCACTATTCAGCAGGAACCAGTTGGTTTTCTATTCCCTGTCCAAAGGTCAGAGACACTGAACTATGTGAACaaaagcaagtggtggaggcgggtacaattataacatttaaaaggcatctggatgagtacacgAATgagaaggggttagagggatatatgccaaatgctggcaaatgggactaggtcagattgggatgtgtgATCGGCGCAGACAAGttggatctatttccatgctgtatgactctgtctctgtgcccATGGGGCCCCTGTTCCAGCAAAGAAGTCAACAGATTTTGAGGAGAAAATTGGCACAAACATTTTGAACTAGCCATGTCCAGGCCCAACgtagatttgtttttaaaagtgaaaTAATTCTGAAATCAAGATTTTCTTCTGAGTCTTGAGTTGGAAATCTTCTAATGCCAAGTTGAccatttcagtttgaatttatcGGTATCTGTGCTTTCTGATTTTGCTTCATCCCAGGCTATGGGACTTTCTTCGGATCCCCTCCTATTTCCAATGGAATTTGATCTTTAATTTGTTGCAAAATCTGTTATTTTGTGACCCTTCACTGCCATAGGGAAGGAAAATGAGAGTTGTGCCTGTGCTACTATTTAATGCAGCTCCTAGTTTGCCATTTCAGATTGGGTCAGTGAAGTTTACTTTTATCATTCCTAGCTATGGGTGGGTGGGAGGCATCTTTTAAAAGAAACTTGGGATACCTTTCTGATGCCTTATTTATCTCTTTAAACCAGAAAGATGACATCATCATTGATCGCCTTGGTGTCTGCACAGAAGAAGGTAAAAAAGTATTAAGGAATGGAGGACAGAATTTTACTGCAGTATTTCAACGAGTTGAGGATAAAAACCAGAAGCTGAAAATTGAAGAGCAAAAGTCCTGAGAGGAACTCTCATTTGATTTCACAGAGGTAAATGACAAAGTGGTAAGCTCACGTCATTTGGAACACACAAGACCCACTCTGGTGGCTACAACTGGAGAAACTGCATTGAAGGTGGGGTGGCCCACCTAAATGAACTGAAAATAACCTTAATGGCAGTCTTCAAATACAAGTGTCGACAACTGTACATTCTTGCATGAATGTTACATATCAACAATATAAGTGAAGGGTTTGAAAGTTGGTTACCTAGAGGCAATTTACAGACGTTTAGTTTTATGGTTGTAAAATATTTATCAATACTATATTCCTTATTTCATGCTCTAAAAATCAATGTAAAAGATTCTACTGAAATATGTACATCAGAAGTCTTCACTGTGACTGATTTGTTTGTTTAGTCTTGCTGCAGTTGAGAATTATATCACCTTTAATTTGCATGCTTGAACTTAAAGCTTCTTTAAACAGCTGCCTATACTACAGCAGTAATGACATTTCCCAAAACCCAGTTAATTATTTTCTGGTTTCCTGAGGCTGTGAAAGGCAGTATACAAATACAATTCTGTCTGCCTGTCTTTACATCAGAGGATTTATCAAGCAGGCTCAATGCCATATTAATAATAACTACTTTTGCTTCCTTTAGTACCTTGAGTGTCATCTTATCTCCATTGATAGCACTCCCCTCTGAGTCACAGGATTGTGATTTGAATCTGACTCATAATATAAagactgctgcactgttggaagtctCTTCACCGATGAAATAATTATCTTCTATCTTTGAAATTAATTATCATCCATTCAGAAAATTCTCCCAGTGTACTGGTCAGCATTCATCTCGCAACAATGTTCTCAAAAGGGTCTTATTGTGAATAATTTCACTCTTGCAAATCATTACCGTACAAAAGTAACTACGTTTCAAAGTTAACCattacataacaccaggttatagtcctacaggtttattttgaagtattagctttcggagcactgctcctttgtcagatagctagctaggtgaaggagcagcacttcaaaagcttgtacttccaaataaacctgttggactataacctggtgttgtgtgatttttaactttgtccaccccagtccaacactagcacctccaccatcatacatttaaaagatatttatttAAATGTGTACCACTGTAGGACATCCCGCAGATATAGAAAATAAATTCAAGCTGTTTCATTTGgttattttctttttctaataTTTATTTTCAGCTATGGAAAAAACTAAAATTTGGCTAGTTGACTGTGGCCACTGAGTTAAAATTATCTTGATCTTAATCCATATTGTAATGAAAACAGACTATTTTGATCTTTTGCTTTTGAAGAGTAGATGTTCATTATTCTGATTCAACTTTATCATTAAGATATTTTAGTATGAAACGGTGGACTGCTGGAACTGACACCTGCAACACAACATTATAAAACACACACTTCAATTTCATAAATTCTGCCAAATTTTGATTTTGTCTCCAATCTTGTTCCCAATAAATAacccttattttaaaaaaaagaaattgaacaAAATTCCCCTTTGTATGGATTTGCCATTAATTGAAACTTTATAATAGTGCTGGGGTTTCAATAGTCAACATGTTAGTAGGCATTAATATCAGACTGGTTCATTACTGCTGTCACAACAGGTGCCAGGTTCACTGGCATCATTACCAATATGATCATGAAAGTATACAATCTTGTTTCTAATTGACTTTAATGGATTGGATTGAACAGTGTCATGTATTTTGACACATGTTACAGGGCAAATGTGCATTTCTTAGACACAGAATTTTTGACTTTGCAATAAAGTTGCTGTGCTTTCAGGTGATGAGGTCAGTAGTTACAGCACACAGCTTGTAAAAGAAGGGCAATAATTAACTGAAAGGGTCACTGAGTTAGAGTTGTAAGGGCcaaatatgtatttttaaaaacttatatGTTGGAATTAAGTCAATCGAATATATTTTTTCTGGGTAGGCTAAGTTCTGCAGGCTACTTGTATGCctttttacatttttaaacagTATTCACAATTTGTGTCTCTGAAATCTACCATGGTTTTGCAGAAACTCTGGCTTCATTTTTTGTTCATTCTTATCTACACACTCTTGAGTAGGGATCCTATTGTCACTTTGTATTTTATAAATATGTCCTCATTTCATCAATTCAGGATTTTAAAAACTGCAAGTTTATGTTCCATGTGTATTCTATAAATTTTGAAATTAGTGACCATTCAGAAAATACAGCCACTTTTGATGGAATGAAGTAATGCTTTTTGTGTGAGATCACTGAAAACAATGCTTGTGTTTACTGGCATTTGAGCAGCTGTTTTTAACAGCACTTGAACTGGAGTAGCTTTTTCTATAATATTTTAAATGTGTTTAAAATTGATTAAAATTTGCAATCTGCTCAAACCCTTTCTTTCCCATAAACCACAAATAAGTGGATAGAGCCTTTTTATAATAAGGATTGGCTCTTTCGGAATCTCTGTGGAGATTTCACAATTCACGATCCTAAAATGCTGTGTCCTTCTTTAGTCGGAAACTAGCCAGCATATTTCAATTTGCAAAGCTGTTGGATCAAGCAGCAATTTAAGGTGCTTCATAAGCATTATTGGCCAATTATTTGAAATGAGCCACATAGAGATAGTAGGACAGAAAGTGGTTTGGTCTAACAAGCAGAGGGGGGCTTGGGGAGCAAATTTCAGAACTTGGGACCCAGTGGTGAAGGGATATGTGAAGGGCCAAACCAAGAGGAGCACAGAAGTTTGGAGAAGGATAAGAGATAGTGGGCTAGGTTCATGGAGCAATGGCTGCCACTGGTGGACTGATGGAAATCCAGGGATAGACAAAACAACAGATTGGAGGAGCATAGAGTTCTCAGTAGATCTTAGGGCAGGAGTTCAGAACACCTGCAAATATTTCTGTTGTTCAGTGGGAAGAGGatttaaaatcatagagtcatatagcacagaaatagcCCCTTCACCCCAACTTATCTGACATGACCAGACATCCcgatctgacctagtcccatttaccagcatttggtccatatccctatcaacccttcctattcatacacccattcagctgtctttttaaatgttgtaattgtatctatctccatcacttcctctgacagctcattctgtacttgcaccaccttctgcatgaaaaaaattatGACTCCAGTCCTTTATCAATCttttccccccacctcacctttaaacctatgccctctacgtTTGGACTCTCctttcctgggaaaaagaccttggctatttatcccatccatgcccctcatgattttataaatctctttcggattgcccctcagtcttctacactccagtggaaaaaaagtcccagcctattcagcctctcaaagcATGCTcgaggagccaaatggcctactcctactactagttcttatgttctctccctataactcagaccctccaatcccagcaacattcttgtaaatgttttctgcaccctctccagtttaacaacattcttgcTATTAGAAGGGCCACCAGAATTGcccgcagtattccaaatgtagcctcaccagtgtcctgtacaactgccaCATGATGTTTCAACTCCTATATACCatgctctgaccaatcaaggcaagcatgtcaaatgccaccttcaccacactgtctacctatgactccactttcaaggaactatgcacctgcactgcTACATTCCTAGAACtctttttgtttggcaacactccccaagaccctaccattaaccagaacatttggtgaggccacctttggaatattatgtgcaattctggtttccctccttttggaaggatgttgtgaaacttgacagggttcagaaaagatttacaagaatgttgccagggttggagggtttgagctacagggagaggctgaacaggctggggctgttttccctggagtgttggaggctatggggtgacctcatagaggtttacaaaattatgaggggcttggatagggtaaatagacaaggcctttccctggagtggggaagtcctgaactagagggcataggtgtaggacgagaggggaaagatataaaagggacctaaaggggcaacattttcatgtcgAGGGTGGTGCACCtatagaatgtgctgccagaggaagtggtggaggctggtacaatttacagcatttaaaagtcatccggatgggtatatgaataggaagagtttagagggatatgggccaagtgctggcaaatgggactagattgggttaggatatatggtcgacgtggatgagttggactgaagggtctgtttccatgctgtacatctctatgactctattaacttTAGCACATTCAGTGATTTGATCTGTTTGGTCACCAAGATTACAGTGCACGATTGACATCTATTGATTTTGCTGAGTTATGTTTATATATTAAACAAGTGATGGAAAGATTTGCCCTGGCTCTTTGCCAAGGTCGGAACAATTAAATGTGTTGAGATACGGAAAAAGTACTAAGTAATAAAACTACTCCTAGTTTATTGATCTTGATCTTTTGCTCATTTCTAATGGCTGAATGACTAATGTATCTTTGTACAGATTTACAGTCAATGGCCTTTTTAATACACCCTGCAAAAGAATTTGTTACTAAACACATGGTTTCTTTTGACTAATGTATGTATTTAGGACAGAACCTCATGGTTTTTGTGTCAAAACTCCTTCTAATGACATGTCATTATCATTACTGAGCTGCCTGTTCTGTCTAGCAATAgttattttaaaagtttaaagGGTAGCAGTTTTAAATACAAAAATCTGGTTAAACCTGTGCATAACAAAGTTTTATCAATATTCTGAACAGTGAAATAAACACTGTAATATGACTATTACATTATATAACTATTTTCTGGTACATTTTGTCACCAAACTAATCATAGAACACTTCCAGAAGAAGGCCATGTGCTTTGCCATGCCTTTGCTAGCTCTCTGCATGAGCAATTCACCTAGTCCTACTCCCAATCTTTTCCCTGCAGTCCTGCAAATATGTtctcttcagatcttcaaatctCTTTTCAGTGGTCATATCCCTGCCTCAGACGGCAGGCtacgttcaagtcccacctgctccagagatgtgtaatgtatctgaacaggttgattggaaaatatcttcaAATTTCTTTTAAAGCCCTTGATTagatctgcctccaccacagcacattccgctgcagtggccgatacattgggtccaggtcgatgtgcttgttgattgaatcactcatccactgattcaatcaacaagcacatcgacctggacccaacataccagccactgcagcggacagctggaactgacaaccggaagcagatacaaatcactataaatgctggaggaaggatcacagaaggctcccaagcactgaagatgtcaccaagaaaggggacgaaacgtttgcaacaaaaactcccagctcggcgaacagaaccacaacaacgaggacccgagctacaaatcttctcacaaactttgaccaTTGTTCGCAGCGAACTGCCCAGCCTTTAGGACAACATAGACAACAACACCACAAAACCCTGTCACGgaaaccactgcaagacatgtcagagtgtcaacgTGGACACCACcaaccatgtacgtggcaggtactcgtgacttggccaacattg
The window above is part of the Hemiscyllium ocellatum isolate sHemOce1 chromosome X, sHemOce1.pat.X.cur, whole genome shotgun sequence genome. Proteins encoded here:
- the mettl1 gene encoding tRNA (guanine-N(7)-)-methyltransferase yields the protein MAVSAPQKRFYRQRAHSNPMADHVFDYPVKPEEMDWSQHYPEYFKPRSENYHHDDEKDLIDEKKLKFQVEFADIGCGYGGLLVELSDLFPNSLILGLEIRVKVSDYVIDRIKSLRASNPGKYQNIACIRSNAMKYLPNFFKKGQLSKMFFLFPDPHFKKTKHKWRIISSTLLAEYAYVLRVGGLVYTITDVQEVHEWMVKHFTEHPLFEYVQLEKLKDDIIIDRLGVCTEEGKKVLRNGGQNFTAVFQRVEDKNQKLKIEEQKS